GCGCGGGCGGCGCGGTGGATGATCGGCGCGCTGGCGGTGGCGCTGTCGATCTTCCACCTGTGGGCCGGAGCGTTCGGAGCGTTCGAGTCGATGCTCCAGCGCACGGTCCACCTCATGACGCTGCTCGCGCTCTGCTTCCTCACCGTTCCCTGCTCTCCGCGCCTACCCGCGCGCGTCGCCGAGCGGATCGACCTCCCCCTGGGCCTGCTGGCGTTGGCCATCGACGCCTACCTCATCGTCGAGCACGACCGCATCGTGCGCCGCGAGTGGTACTACGGGCCGATGACGACGCTGGACGTCCTCTTCGGCGCGCTCACCATCGTCCTGGTCCTGGAGGCCGCCCGCCGGACCACGGGCTGGCCGCTGCCCACGATCGCCGGCGCCTTCGTCCTCTACGCCCTCCTCGGCAACCACTTCCCATCGCCGCTGACGATCCGCGCCACGGACCCCCTGACCCTGATCGACCACATGTTCCTGACCCCCCAGGCGATCTTCGGGACGCCGACCGGCGCGTCGGCGACGTTCGTGTACCTGTTCATCGTGTTCGGCGCCTTCCTGCAGGTCACCGGCGGCGGACGATTCTTCATCGACGTGGCCATGGCGATGGTCGGTCGCTTCACCGGAGGCGCGGCCAAGGTGGCGGTCATCTCCAGCTCGCTGTTCGGGACGATCTCCGGGCACTCCGTGGCCAACGTCTACGGCACAGGCACCTTCACGATCCCGCTCATGAAGCGCTTCGGGTACGGCGCCAACTTCGCGGGAGCGGTGGAGGCGGCGGCCTCCACCGGCGGGCAGATCATGCCGCCCGTCATGGGGGCGGCGGCCTTCATCATGGCCGAGTTCCTCGGTGTGGCCTATCTCAGCGTGATGGTGGCCGCCATCCTGCCCGCCTGCCTCTTCTATCTCTCCGTCTACCTCGGCGTGCACAACGAAGCGGTCAAGAGGGGGCTCCGGGGAGTGCCGGCCGAGGAGATCGACCCGCTGGCCGCGGTGCTCCGGCGCGGCGCCCACTTCGCCGTGCCCCTGCTCGTCATGCTCGTCCTGCTCTTTCGCGGGTACACGCCGTTCCGGGCCGCGTTCGCCGCCATCGTCACGCTGGTCGCGGTGGCGCTGCTGCGGCGGGCCACGCGGATCGGCCCCCGCCAGGCCTGGGAGGCGCTGGAGGCCGGCGCCCGGGGCTCCATCATGATCGCCACCACCGTGGGGTGCGCCGGGCTCATCGTCGGCGTCCTCGACCTCACCGGGCTCGGCATCAACTTCATCAGCGCCATCCTCGGGCTGTCCGGCGGCCTCTACCTGCCGACGCTCGTGCTCATCCTGCTGGCCTGCTTCGTGCTGGGGATGGGAATGCCGACGGCGCCCGCCTACATCATCGCGGCCCTGATCGGCGCGCCCACGCTGATCCAGATGGGCACGATCCCCATGGCCGCCCACATGTTCGTGTTCTACGGCGCCTTGCTGTCTTCCATCACGCCCCCCGTCGCCCTGGCCGCCTACGCGGGCGCGGCCATCGCCGGAGGCGATCCGTTCCGCACCGGACTCATCGCGGTGCGCCTCGGCTTCGTGAAGCTCCTGGTGCCCTTCCTCTTCGTCTACAATCCCGTGCTGCTCTGGATCGGCGGCTGGCACGAGATCGTCCAGGCCACGGTCACCGCAACGGTCGGGGTGTTCGCGCTGTCCTACGGGTTCGACGGCTGGCTGTGGGGCCCGGTGGGCCCGCTGCTGCGGGCGGCGTTCCTGGTGGCCGGCCTGGCGCTCATGGTTCCCGAGCTTTACACCGACCTGGCCGGAGCGGCGCTGTTCGTCGCGATCTTCGCCCTCCGGCTCCGGCACAGGCGGCCCCTGGCCGCGGCGCCGGTGCCGGCGGAGTAAGGAAGGCTGCGGGTCCTCGCAGCGCGGTTGGGCGGTCGCCGGCTCCCAGTCGGTCCTGCTGCGAGCGGATCAGGTCATCCAGTAAGCCGGCGCGCCGGATGGCGCACTAGTCGCCCTGCCCTTCCTCGATCTGGTGCATGGTCTCGTCGTCGAGCCCGAAGTAGTGGCCGATCTCGTGAACGACCGTCTCCCGCACCAGGTCCGTCATCTCCTCGCGATTGCGGCAGTCCTCCTCGATCGGTCCCTGGTAGATGGTGATGGTATCCGGCAGCACGTTGCCGTACGACGAGTCCCGTCGGGGCAAATCGACCCCGCGGTAGAGCCCGTACAGCGTGTCGGGCGGCTCGATGCCCATGTCGGCCAGCGTGTCGTCGTCGGGCCAGTCCTCGATCACGATCACGATGTTCGCCAGCCGTTCGCGGAAGGGGCGAGGCAACCGCCGAAGCGCCTTCTCGACCAGGGCTTCGAACTGCTGGCGGGTCATCGCGACGAGGAGGCGCGGCTCAGAGGCCGCGGACGCGCTCGACGTTGATCACGTCCGGGACGTCCCGGATGGCGGTCATGATGCCCTGGAGCTGCTCCAGGTCGGCGACCTCGACCACGAAGTGGTTCGTGCCCCGGCGGTCGTCGGTGACCGTGACCTCGGCCTTCGTGATGTTGCCGTTTTTCGAGGAGATGGCGCCGGTGATCTCGGACAGCAGACCGGGGCGGTCGCGGCCGATATAGACGGCGATGCGGACCGGCCGCGTCGCCGGCGCCTCCACGTCCCATTCCACGTTCACCAGGCGCTCGCGGTCCAGCACGCTTTTGGCCACGGTGAGGCACTCACGGGCGTGGATGGTGAGGCCGCGGCCCCGGGTGATGAAGCCGACGATGGCGTCACCGGGCAGCGGGTTGCAGCACCGGGCGAAGCGGACCAGGAGATCGTCCACGCCCCGGATCCGCACCCCCTGTTCGGCCTTGGGCCGGGTGGCGCTGGCCGCCTTGGGCTTCTCCGGCGGCTCCAGCATCGCCGCCGGCGGCGCCAGGCGGTGCAGGAGTTGGGAGACGGAGCTCTTGCCGTACCCCAGGGCCGCCAGCATATCGTCGACGCTGGGGTGGCCCAGGTCGGCGGCCACCTTCCGGGTCTCGTCCCCGCTCAGCAGGGCCGCCCCGTTCAAACGGTACTTCTTGGCCTCGCGCTCGAGGAGCTCGCGCCCGAGGGCGATGGACCGCGCGCGCTCCTCGATCTTGAGCCACTGGTTGATCTTCGAGCGGGCCCGGGACGACTTGACGATCTGCAGCCAGTCCCGGCTGGGGTGCTGGTTGGGCGACGTGACGATCTCCACGATGTCGCCCTGCTGGAGCGTGGTGCGTAGGGGCACCAGCTTGCCGTTGACCTTGGCGCCCACGCAGTGCTCGCCGACCTTGGTGTGCACGGCGTACGCGAAGTCGATGGGGGTGGACCCCTCGGGCAGGGACTTGACGTCCCCCTTGGGGGTGAACACGTACACCTCGTCGGGAAACAGGTCGACGCGAACGGTGTCGAGGAACTCCTGGGGATCTTTCAGCTCCTGCTGGGTCTCCAGGAGCTGGCGTAGCCAGAGGAGCGAGTCGTCGAGCTTGTCCTTCCCGGTCTTTCGTTCCTTGTACAGCCAGTGGGCGGCGATCCCCTCCTCGGCGATCCGGTGCATCTCGGTGGTGCGGATCTGGATTTCCACCGGATCGCCCTTGGGGCCGATGACCGTCGTGTGCAGCGACTGGTACATGTTGACCTTGGGCATCGCGATGAAGTCCTTGAAGCGGCCGGGCACCGGCTTCCACAAGGAGTGAATGACGCCGAGGGCGCCATAGCAGTCCCGCACGGAATTGGTGATCACCCGCACGGCGGTGAGATCGTAGATCTCGTCGAACTCGCGGCCCTGATCGTGCATCTTCTTCCAGATCGAGTAGAAGTGCTTGGGCCGCCCGCGGATCTGGGCCTCGATGCCGACCTCCGAGAGCTTGCGCTCGATGATCGCGATGGCCTGCCCGATCTCGGCCTCCCGCTCCAGCCGTCGCTTGGCCACCCTGCGCTGCAGGTCCACGTAGGCCTCGGGATGCAGGGCGCGCAGGGCCAGGTCCTCCAGCTCGGCCTTGACCCGGGCCATGCCCAGGCGGTGGGCCAGCGGGGCGTAGATGTCCAGCGTCTCCTGGGCGATCTTCCGGGCCTTGTCGGCGGTGAGGTATTGCAGGGTCCGCATGTTGTGCAGCCGGTCGGCGAGCTTGATCATCAGGACCCGCAGATCCCGCGCCATCGCCACCAGCATCTTGCGGAAATTCTCGGCCTGGCGCTCCTCCCGGGACGAGAACGCGAGCTTGCTCAGCTTGGTCACGCCGTCCACCAGGTCGGCGATCTCCCGCCCGAACTCCCGCTCCAGGTCGGCCTTGGTGGCCTTGGTATCCTCGATGACGTCGTGCAGGAGGCCGGCGGTGACCGTGACGACGTCCATCTTGAAGTCGACCAGGAGCCGGGCGACCTCCAGCGGGTGCGAGACGTAGGGCTCACCGGATGCTCGCTGCTGGCCACGGTGAGACTGCTCGGAGAAGCGGTAGGCGCGATGCAGCAACTCCAGGTCGGCGCCTGGCTGGTACTTCGGAACCTCCTCCAGCAGCGTCTCGAGTCGCGTCACGGCGCGTTAACCTCTGATTAAACATGTAATTTTACATGCTCGTCAGGCCTTGGCCACCGCTTTTTTCGGGCGCCGAACCCTGCCCTCCACGTAGCTGGTCCACTCCACGATGAGGGCGCCCGCGATGTAGATCGTCGAGTACGTGCCCGTGATCACGCCGACGAAGAGCGCGAAGGCGAAGTCCTCGAGCACCTTGCCGCCGAAGAACAGCAGGATACCGGTGGCGAAGAACGTGGTGAGCGCCGTGAGCACCGTCCGCGACAACGTCTGGTTGATGGCGACGTTGATCTGCTGGGCGAACGTGCTGCCCTTCAGCTGGCCGTGCCGGCTACGGTTCTCGCGCAGCCGGTCGTAGGCCACGATGGTGTCGTTCACCGAATAGCCGATGATGGTGAGGATGGCGGCCAGCACCGGCAGCGAAAACTCGCGATCGGTCAGGCTGAGCGCGCCCAGCGACACCAGGACGTCGTGAAAGACCGCGACGATGGCGGCCACGCCGCCCTTGAGGTCGAAGCGGATCGCGACGTAGATGAGAATGCCGATCAGCCCGGCGATGACGGCGTAGACGGCCTGCAGCTGCAGGTCGCGTCCGACCTGGGGACCTACGAACTCGATGCGACGGATCTCCATCTGGCCGAGCGTGGGATCGGCGGCTACCGCCTCCTGGACCCGGCGGCCGATCGCCTCGCTGCTGGTCCCGGCCAGGGGCAAGCGGATGACGAACTCGCGCGCGTCGCCGAACTCCTGGATCACGCTGTCCCCGAGCTCGATGCGGGCCAGGGCGGCCCGGATCCGTTCGACCGAGGGGGGCTCGGAGAAGCGCACCTGGAGCAGGGTGCCTCCCGCGAAGTCGATGTCGTACCGCAGCCCGCCCTTGGCGATCATCGAGGCCAGCCCGATGGCGATGAAGACCACCGAGATCAGGTACGCCCAGCGCCGCTTGCCGATGAAGTCGTAGCTCGGATTGGGAAAAAGCTGGATCATATGGAGATTCGTTCCAGCTTGCGGCGGCGCATGTAGAGGATGTCGAAGATGAGGCGGGTGAAGAACACGGCCGTGAACAGGCTAGCCGTCAGCCCGGTGAAGAGGGTCACGGCGAACCCCCGCACGGGGCCCGTACCGAAGTTGTAGAGGATCAGGGCCGTCACCAGCACCGTCACGTGGGTGTCTATGATGACCCGGAAGGCCCGCGTGAAACCGGCGTCGATGGCGGCCCGGGGGGTCTTGCCCACCCGCATCTCCTCGCGGATCCGCTCGAAGATGAGGACGTTGGTGTCGACCGCCATGCCGATGGTCAGCGCGATGCCGGCCAGCCCGGGCAGGGTCAGCGTCCCGCCGAAGGCGGCGAGGGCCGCCAACAGGAGCAGGAGATTCAGGCCCAGGGCCAGGTCGGCGATGAGGCCGGCCAGCTGGTAGTACACCAGCATGAAGGCGAACACCGCCATGCCCGAGGCGCTGATGGCGATCAGCCCCTGCCGGATGGAGTCCCGTCCCAGCGACGGCCCCACCGTGCGCTCCTCCAGCATCGTGACCGAGGCGGGCAGCGCGCCCTCCCGCAGCACGATGGCGAGATCGCGGGCCTCCTCGATGGTGAACTGCCCGGTGATGACGGCGCGGCCGCCGGGGATGCGCTCGTTGATGCGGGGGGCCGAGTACACGCTGCCGTCGAGGATGATGGCCAGATGGCGGCCCACATTCTGCTCGGTGATCTCGGCGAACCGCTGGCCCCCGGCCGCGCTGAACGTGATGGAGACCTGCCAGTTGCCCGGAGAGTTCGGGTCGGCCTGCACGCTGGCGTCGGTCAGCTCGGCGCCGGTGAGGAGCGTCCGCTTCTGGACCACGTAGGGGACCTTGCGCTCGGTCTCGCTCTCCCGGTCCCGCCGCCGCTGGTAGAGGATTTCGGAGGTCTCGGGCAGACGCCCGGCCAGGGCGTCCTCGACCGAGGTCTGCTCGTCGAGCAGCCTGAATTCCAGCAGGCCGGTCTGACCGATGAGGGCCTTGGCCCGCTCGGGATCCTGCACCCCGGGAAGCTGGATCAGGATCCGATCGCTCCCCTGCCGGGTGATGGTGGGCTCGGACACGCCAAACTTGTCGACCCGGTTGCGGATCTTCTCCAGCGCACCCCGGACGGCGAGGTCGCGCTGCTGCTGCTGTTCTCGCTCCTGCATCACCAGCGTGAAGCGGGCGGCCGCCTGGTCTTCGTCGCGCCGATCGAACGTGGAGAACTCGTTCACGACGGTGAGCGCGTCGTTCCAGTTCTGAGCGCTGGCGAGCTGCACGGCGATGGCCGCGTTGCCCTCGCGGGCCACCCGGCGGACCGCGATGCCCCGCCGCTCCAGCGCGGCCTTCAGGTCTTCGGCCACCCGTTCGGTCTGGGCGGCGATCGCCTTGTCCGCCTCCACGCCCAGCACCAGGTGGATGCCGCCCTGGAGGTCGAGGCCCAGGTTGATGCTGGAGCGCAGCGGGTACAGGTACCACAGGGAGCCCAGGATGACGGCGAGGACCAGACCGCTACGCCACCAGAGGTGTTTAGGCATCTTTCTCCGACGCGCCCGCCGTCACGATGCGACCTACGGAGGCGCGGTCGAACTCCAGCTTGACCTGATCGGCCACGCGCAGGGTGACGGTGTGCTCGGTGAGGCCGGTCACCGTGCCATGCAACCCGCTCGTCGTCACGACCCGGTCACCCCGCTTGATGGCGCTCAGCATCTGCTCCCGCTCTCGCTTCTGCTTCTGCTGCGGGCGGATGAGGAGGAAGTAGAAGACGGCGAAGATCGCGGCGAAGAAGAGCAGCTGCATGGCGATCGCCCCGCTCCCCGCGCCCCCCGGCGGCGCCGACGAGGCCAGAGCGATGTCCGCGGCATGAACCACATCCATGGAAGGTCAGGCCTCCGATTCCGACTCCAGTGAAACGCCTTCGGATGATACAAGAGTTTGGGCCAAAAACCGAGCCCGGAATGGCCCGAAGGCTCCCGCCGCGATGGCCGTTCGCATCTGCGCCATGAGGCCGAAGAAGAAGCGCAGGTTGTGGATCGTCAGCAGGCGGTAAACCAGCAGCTCGGCCGAGACGAAGAGGTGGCGCAGGTAGGCGCGCGAGAACCGCCGACACGTGTAGCAGTCGCACTGCTCGTCCAGGGGACGGCCGTCGCTCACATAGCGCGCCTGTTTGATGACCAGCGGACCCTCGGCGGTGAAGCACTGGCCGTTGCGGGCGTTGCGTGTGGGCAGCACGCAGTCGAACATGTCCACACCACGGGCCACGCACTCCACGAGATCCTCGGGCTTGCCGACGCCCATCAGGTAGCGCGGCTGATCAGCGGGCAGCAGGGCGGTCGCCGACGCCGTGAGGCCGTACATGACCGGCTTGGGCTCCCCCACCGCCATGCCACCGATCGCGTAGCCGTCACAGCCCAGCGCCACGGTTTCCTCCACGGCGCGGCGGCGCAGGTCGGGGTAGCTGCCGCCCTGTACGATCCCGAAGAACGCCTGGCCCGTGGGTCCGTCCTGGGCATGGGCCGCCCAGGCCCGCCGCGACCAGCGGCCCGTGAGCCCCAGCGACCGCTCGGTCTCGGCGTGGCTGGCCGGGTAGGCCAGACACTCGTCGAGGGGATGGACGATGTCCGAGCCCAGCGCCCGCTGGACCTCGATGCTGAGCTCCGGCGAGAGGAAGTGCGCGGAGCCGTCGATGGGCGACTGGAACTCGACCCCCTCCTCGGTGATCTTTCGCAGCCGGGCCAGGCTGAAGACCTGGAATCCGCCCGAGTCGGTCAGGATCGGGCCGTCCCAGCCCATGAACCGGTGCAGACCGCCGAGCTCGCGCACGAGCCCCGGCCCGGGCCGGAGCAGCAGATGGAAGGTGTTGGCCAGCACGATCTGCGCGCCGACCTCACTCAGATCCTCCGGGGTCAGGCTCTTCACGGTGCCCCGCGTGCCCACGGGCATGAACGCGGGGGTCTCGATCGGCCCGCGCCGGGTGAGGAGGCGGCCCCGGCGCGCGTCCCCATCGCGGGCGAGCAGCTCGAACTGCACCGGGCTGGCGCTCATACGATCAGCGTGGCGTCGCCGTACGAGTAGAAGCGATAGCCGCGGGTGAGGGCATGGCGATAGGCGCGGAGGACGAGGTCGCGCCCGGCGAAGGCGGCCACCAGGACCAGGAGCGACGAGCGGGGCAGATGGAAGTTGGTGAGCAGTGCGTCGACGACCCGGAAGCGGTACCCGGGCGTGATGTAGAGGTCGACGTGTCCGTCTGTGGGGTGCACCTGGCCGTCCGCAGCGGCGGCGCCCTCGAGCGCGCGGGTGGTCGTCGTGCCCACCGCGACGACTCGCCGGCCTTGCCGCCGGGCGGTGTTGACCGCGGCGGCGACGGCCTCGGGAATCGCCACCGGCTCCGGGGCCAGCACGTGGTGCTCCACGTCGCGCGCCCGGATCGGCCGGAATGTCGCCGGCCCCACGTGCAACGTCAGCTCGTGGACCTCGATGGCCCGGCCGCGCAGCGCCTGCAGCAGGTGGGCCGTGAAATGCAGCCCGGCCGTGGGCGCCGCCACCGAGCCGGACGGCTTCGCGTACACGGTCTGGTATCGCTCCCAGTCGTCGGGGGTAGGCTTGGCATGCCGCGCGATGTACGGCG
The sequence above is drawn from the Candidatus Methylomirabilota bacterium genome and encodes:
- a CDS encoding TRAP transporter permease produces the protein MMLDARAARWMIGALAVALSIFHLWAGAFGAFESMLQRTVHLMTLLALCFLTVPCSPRLPARVAERIDLPLGLLALAIDAYLIVEHDRIVRREWYYGPMTTLDVLFGALTIVLVLEAARRTTGWPLPTIAGAFVLYALLGNHFPSPLTIRATDPLTLIDHMFLTPQAIFGTPTGASATFVYLFIVFGAFLQVTGGGRFFIDVAMAMVGRFTGGAAKVAVISSSLFGTISGHSVANVYGTGTFTIPLMKRFGYGANFAGAVEAAASTGGQIMPPVMGAAAFIMAEFLGVAYLSVMVAAILPACLFYLSVYLGVHNEAVKRGLRGVPAEEIDPLAAVLRRGAHFAVPLLVMLVLLFRGYTPFRAAFAAIVTLVAVALLRRATRIGPRQAWEALEAGARGSIMIATTVGCAGLIVGVLDLTGLGINFISAILGLSGGLYLPTLVLILLACFVLGMGMPTAPAYIIAALIGAPTLIQMGTIPMAAHMFVFYGALLSSITPPVALAAYAGAAIAGGDPFRTGLIAVRLGFVKLLVPFLFVYNPVLLWIGGWHEIVQATVTATVGVFALSYGFDGWLWGPVGPLLRAAFLVAGLALMVPELYTDLAGAALFVAIFALRLRHRRPLAAAPVPAE
- a CDS encoding metallopeptidase family protein yields the protein MTRQQFEALVEKALRRLPRPFRERLANIVIVIEDWPDDDTLADMGIEPPDTLYGLYRGVDLPRRDSSYGNVLPDTITIYQGPIEEDCRNREEMTDLVRETVVHEIGHYFGLDDETMHQIEEGQGD
- a CDS encoding bifunctional (p)ppGpp synthetase/guanosine-3',5'-bis(diphosphate) 3'-pyrophosphohydrolase translates to MTRLETLLEEVPKYQPGADLELLHRAYRFSEQSHRGQQRASGEPYVSHPLEVARLLVDFKMDVVTVTAGLLHDVIEDTKATKADLEREFGREIADLVDGVTKLSKLAFSSREERQAENFRKMLVAMARDLRVLMIKLADRLHNMRTLQYLTADKARKIAQETLDIYAPLAHRLGMARVKAELEDLALRALHPEAYVDLQRRVAKRRLEREAEIGQAIAIIERKLSEVGIEAQIRGRPKHFYSIWKKMHDQGREFDEIYDLTAVRVITNSVRDCYGALGVIHSLWKPVPGRFKDFIAMPKVNMYQSLHTTVIGPKGDPVEIQIRTTEMHRIAEEGIAAHWLYKERKTGKDKLDDSLLWLRQLLETQQELKDPQEFLDTVRVDLFPDEVYVFTPKGDVKSLPEGSTPIDFAYAVHTKVGEHCVGAKVNGKLVPLRTTLQQGDIVEIVTSPNQHPSRDWLQIVKSSRARSKINQWLKIEERARSIALGRELLEREAKKYRLNGAALLSGDETRKVAADLGHPSVDDMLAALGYGKSSVSQLLHRLAPPAAMLEPPEKPKAASATRPKAEQGVRIRGVDDLLVRFARCCNPLPGDAIVGFITRGRGLTIHARECLTVAKSVLDRERLVNVEWDVEAPATRPVRIAVYIGRDRPGLLSEITGAISSKNGNITKAEVTVTDDRRGTNHFVVEVADLEQLQGIMTAIRDVPDVINVERVRGL
- the secF gene encoding protein translocase subunit SecF; this translates as MIQLFPNPSYDFIGKRRWAYLISVVFIAIGLASMIAKGGLRYDIDFAGGTLLQVRFSEPPSVERIRAALARIELGDSVIQEFGDAREFVIRLPLAGTSSEAIGRRVQEAVAADPTLGQMEIRRIEFVGPQVGRDLQLQAVYAVIAGLIGILIYVAIRFDLKGGVAAIVAVFHDVLVSLGALSLTDREFSLPVLAAILTIIGYSVNDTIVAYDRLRENRSRHGQLKGSTFAQQINVAINQTLSRTVLTALTTFFATGILLFFGGKVLEDFAFALFVGVITGTYSTIYIAGALIVEWTSYVEGRVRRPKKAVAKA
- the secD gene encoding protein translocase subunit SecD — its product is MPKHLWWRSGLVLAVILGSLWYLYPLRSSINLGLDLQGGIHLVLGVEADKAIAAQTERVAEDLKAALERRGIAVRRVAREGNAAIAVQLASAQNWNDALTVVNEFSTFDRRDEDQAAARFTLVMQEREQQQQRDLAVRGALEKIRNRVDKFGVSEPTITRQGSDRILIQLPGVQDPERAKALIGQTGLLEFRLLDEQTSVEDALAGRLPETSEILYQRRRDRESETERKVPYVVQKRTLLTGAELTDASVQADPNSPGNWQVSITFSAAGGQRFAEITEQNVGRHLAIILDGSVYSAPRINERIPGGRAVITGQFTIEEARDLAIVLREGALPASVTMLEERTVGPSLGRDSIRQGLIAISASGMAVFAFMLVYYQLAGLIADLALGLNLLLLLAALAAFGGTLTLPGLAGIALTIGMAVDTNVLIFERIREEMRVGKTPRAAIDAGFTRAFRVIIDTHVTVLVTALILYNFGTGPVRGFAVTLFTGLTASLFTAVFFTRLIFDILYMRRRKLERISI
- the yajC gene encoding preprotein translocase subunit YajC, which translates into the protein MDVVHAADIALASSAPPGGAGSGAIAMQLLFFAAIFAVFYFLLIRPQQKQKREREQMLSAIKRGDRVVTTSGLHGTVTGLTEHTVTLRVADQVKLEFDRASVGRIVTAGASEKDA
- the tgt gene encoding tRNA guanosine(34) transglycosylase Tgt is translated as MSASPVQFELLARDGDARRGRLLTRRGPIETPAFMPVGTRGTVKSLTPEDLSEVGAQIVLANTFHLLLRPGPGLVRELGGLHRFMGWDGPILTDSGGFQVFSLARLRKITEEGVEFQSPIDGSAHFLSPELSIEVQRALGSDIVHPLDECLAYPASHAETERSLGLTGRWSRRAWAAHAQDGPTGQAFFGIVQGGSYPDLRRRAVEETVALGCDGYAIGGMAVGEPKPVMYGLTASATALLPADQPRYLMGVGKPEDLVECVARGVDMFDCVLPTRNARNGQCFTAEGPLVIKQARYVSDGRPLDEQCDCYTCRRFSRAYLRHLFVSAELLVYRLLTIHNLRFFFGLMAQMRTAIAAGAFGPFRARFLAQTLVSSEGVSLESESEA
- the queA gene encoding tRNA preQ1(34) S-adenosylmethionine ribosyltransferase-isomerase QueA, whose product is MELQAFDYELPPAAIAQAPAERRDAARLLLIDRGTGALTDRTFMDLPSLLRPGDCLVLNNSRVIPARVMARDESDRPVELLFLDAEAASRGRALVRPGRRCLPGARLRAGGEPGIRLTVVGVADDGSRVLERPDGTIAQLLDAHGLPPLPPYIARHAKPTPDDWERYQTVYAKPSGSVAAPTAGLHFTAHLLQALRGRAIEVHELTLHVGPATFRPIRARDVEHHVLAPEPVAIPEAVAAAVNTARRQGRRVVAVGTTTTRALEGAAAADGQVHPTDGHVDLYITPGYRFRVVDALLTNFHLPRSSLLVLVAAFAGRDLVLRAYRHALTRGYRFYSYGDATLIV